A region from the Arachis ipaensis cultivar K30076 chromosome B01, Araip1.1, whole genome shotgun sequence genome encodes:
- the LOC107637291 gene encoding tobamovirus multiplication protein 1-like isoform X1, which produces MDTASFLYLRWRQWQWHHHHANNSNSTLWQDAVFYILCAAYALVSSLALIQLVRIELRVPQYGWTTQKIFHLMNFIVNGVRALVFGLHKLVFLLRPKVLVLVLLDLPGLLFFSTYTLLVLFWAEIYHQARSLPTDKLKIVYISINGALYFIQVCIWIYLWIDDNTVVIFIGKIFIAVVSFMAALGFLLYGGRLFIMLKHFPIESRGRRKKLHEVGSVTAICFTCFLIRCVMGFLSAFDSDASLDVFYHPLLDLIYYLVVEVLPSALVLYILRKLPPRRISAQYHPIQ; this is translated from the exons ATGGACACTGCATCCTTTTTGTATTTGCGGTGGCGCCAGTGGCAATGGCACCATCACCATGCTAACAACAGCAACTCAACTCTCTGGCAGGACGCAGTTTTCTACATACTCTGCGCTGCTTATGCTCTCGTCTCCTCCCTCGCCCTC ATTCAATTGGTAAGAATTGAACTCAGAGTTCCTCAATATGGCTGGACTACCCAAAAGATTTTCCATCTTATGAACTTCATTGTCAACGGAG TTCGCGCACTCGTCTTTGGATTACACAAGCTGGTTTTTCTTTTGCGTCCCAAG GTATTGGTTTTGGTGCTGTTAGATCTGCCGGGCCTACTGTTCTTCTCTACCTATacacttcttgttcttttctgGGCAGAAATTTATCACCAG GCAAGGAGCTTACCTACCGATAAGCTCAAGATAGTTTATATTTCAATAAATGGTGCCTTGTATTTTATTCAG GTTTGTATTTGGATATACCTTTGGATAGATGATAACACTGTTGTGATATTCATCGGAAAGATATTTATTGCAG TTGTGTCATTTATGGCTGCATTAGGCTTCTTGCTATATGGAGGAAG ATTATTTATCATGCTGAAGCATTTCCCTATCGAATCtagagggagaaggaagaaactTCATGAG GTTGGATCTGTCACAGCTATTTGTTTCACCTGTTTTCTGATAAGATGTGTTATG GGTTTTCTATCTGCATTCGATTCAGATGCATCTCTTGATGTTTTCTATCATCCTCTTTTGGACTTGATCTACTACTTG GTGGTTGAGGTGCTACCTTCAGCTTTAGTCCTCTACATACTGCGCAAATTGCCACCAAGGAGGATATCAGCTCAATATCATCCTATTCAGTAA
- the LOC107637291 gene encoding tobamovirus multiplication protein 1-like isoform X3: MDTASFLYLRWRQWQWHHHHANNSNSTLWQDAVFYILCAAYALVSSLALSADSIVRALVFGLHKLVFLLRPKVLVLVLLDLPGLLFFSTYTLLVLFWAEIYHQARSLPTDKLKIVYISINGALYFIQVCIWIYLWIDDNTVVIFIGKIFIAVVSFMAALGFLLYGGRLFIMLKHFPIESRGRRKKLHEVGSVTAICFTCFLIRCVMGFLSAFDSDASLDVFYHPLLDLIYYLVVEVLPSALVLYILRKLPPRRISAQYHPIQ, translated from the exons ATGGACACTGCATCCTTTTTGTATTTGCGGTGGCGCCAGTGGCAATGGCACCATCACCATGCTAACAACAGCAACTCAACTCTCTGGCAGGACGCAGTTTTCTACATACTCTGCGCTGCTTATGCTCTCGTCTCCTCCCTCGCCCTC TCTGCAGATTCAATTG TTCGCGCACTCGTCTTTGGATTACACAAGCTGGTTTTTCTTTTGCGTCCCAAG GTATTGGTTTTGGTGCTGTTAGATCTGCCGGGCCTACTGTTCTTCTCTACCTATacacttcttgttcttttctgGGCAGAAATTTATCACCAG GCAAGGAGCTTACCTACCGATAAGCTCAAGATAGTTTATATTTCAATAAATGGTGCCTTGTATTTTATTCAG GTTTGTATTTGGATATACCTTTGGATAGATGATAACACTGTTGTGATATTCATCGGAAAGATATTTATTGCAG TTGTGTCATTTATGGCTGCATTAGGCTTCTTGCTATATGGAGGAAG ATTATTTATCATGCTGAAGCATTTCCCTATCGAATCtagagggagaaggaagaaactTCATGAG GTTGGATCTGTCACAGCTATTTGTTTCACCTGTTTTCTGATAAGATGTGTTATG GGTTTTCTATCTGCATTCGATTCAGATGCATCTCTTGATGTTTTCTATCATCCTCTTTTGGACTTGATCTACTACTTG GTGGTTGAGGTGCTACCTTCAGCTTTAGTCCTCTACATACTGCGCAAATTGCCACCAAGGAGGATATCAGCTCAATATCATCCTATTCAGTAA
- the LOC107637291 gene encoding tobamovirus multiplication protein 1-like isoform X2 produces MLTTATQLSGRTQFSTYSALLMLSSPPSPSLQIQLVRIELRVPQYGWTTQKIFHLMNFIVNGVRALVFGLHKLVFLLRPKVLVLVLLDLPGLLFFSTYTLLVLFWAEIYHQARSLPTDKLKIVYISINGALYFIQVCIWIYLWIDDNTVVIFIGKIFIAVVSFMAALGFLLYGGRLFIMLKHFPIESRGRRKKLHEVGSVTAICFTCFLIRCVMGFLSAFDSDASLDVFYHPLLDLIYYLVVEVLPSALVLYILRKLPPRRISAQYHPIQ; encoded by the exons ATGCTAACAACAGCAACTCAACTCTCTGGCAGGACGCAGTTTTCTACATACTCTGCGCTGCTTATGCTCTCGTCTCCTCCCTCGCCCTC TCTGCAGATTCAATTGGTAAGAATTGAACTCAGAGTTCCTCAATATGGCTGGACTACCCAAAAGATTTTCCATCTTATGAACTTCATTGTCAACGGAG TTCGCGCACTCGTCTTTGGATTACACAAGCTGGTTTTTCTTTTGCGTCCCAAG GTATTGGTTTTGGTGCTGTTAGATCTGCCGGGCCTACTGTTCTTCTCTACCTATacacttcttgttcttttctgGGCAGAAATTTATCACCAG GCAAGGAGCTTACCTACCGATAAGCTCAAGATAGTTTATATTTCAATAAATGGTGCCTTGTATTTTATTCAG GTTTGTATTTGGATATACCTTTGGATAGATGATAACACTGTTGTGATATTCATCGGAAAGATATTTATTGCAG TTGTGTCATTTATGGCTGCATTAGGCTTCTTGCTATATGGAGGAAG ATTATTTATCATGCTGAAGCATTTCCCTATCGAATCtagagggagaaggaagaaactTCATGAG GTTGGATCTGTCACAGCTATTTGTTTCACCTGTTTTCTGATAAGATGTGTTATG GGTTTTCTATCTGCATTCGATTCAGATGCATCTCTTGATGTTTTCTATCATCCTCTTTTGGACTTGATCTACTACTTG GTGGTTGAGGTGCTACCTTCAGCTTTAGTCCTCTACATACTGCGCAAATTGCCACCAAGGAGGATATCAGCTCAATATCATCCTATTCAGTAA
- the LOC107637298 gene encoding cardiolipin synthase (CMP-forming), mitochondrial, whose product MVLFRSLKLILNNNETKNKARTFVTSTTAIPLWPSYAPLRNSYSNNTTNNHPLFSTSPLRFVSPFRFQRRPCPLFLSWPPWKLSQSATPLYLRANAVVFPKVQNPLDLLRRRRTNPLPPLHLLDRVDQNPDRSSSTNSLFDSFVNTPNFISFSRLISGPFLGWMIMNEMYTSAMVGLAISGASDWLDGYVARKMKIDSVVGSYLDPLADKVLIACVALAMVHQDLLHPALVGIVVFRDVFLVGGAVYLRASSLGWKWKSWSDFVNLDGTSRQKIEPLFISKVNTVLQLALVAAALLQPEFGTLETQSYISYLSYLVASTTIASSASYGAQYLRSSVIVSKSV is encoded by the exons ATGGTTCTCTTCAGATCCCTAAAATTAATTCTCAATAACAACGAAACCAAGAACAAAGCTCGAACCTTTGTGACCTCAACAACCGCAATCCCATTGTGGCCATCGTACGCTCCTCTCCGCAACAGTTACAGCAACAACACCACCAACAACCACCCACTCTTCAGCACTTCGCCGCTCAGGTTTGTCTCTCCGTTTCGGTTTCAGCGGCGGCCTTGCCCTCTCTTCCTGAGCTGGCCGCCATGGAAGCTCTCACAGTCCGCCACACCTCTTTACCTCCGCGCAAACGCCGTCGTTTTTCCCAAAGTCCAGAACCCCTTGGATTTGCTTCGCCGCCGCCGGACCAATCCCTTGCCGCCGCTCCATTTGCTCGATCGGGTTGACCAGAATCCGGACCGGTCCTCCTCCACTAACAGCCTATTCGATAGCTTCGTCAATACTCCCAATTTCATCTCCTTCTCTCGATTAATTTCGGGTCCTTTTCTTGGATG GATGATCATGAATGAGATGTATACTTCAGCAATGGTCGGGTTGGCAATATCTGGTGCCAGTGATTGG CTGGATGGATACGTGGCTAGGAAGATGAAGATTGATTCTGTAGTAGGTTCCTACCTTGATCCCCTTGCTGACAAG GTTCTTATTGCTTGTGTCGCTCTTGCAATGGTGCATCAAGATTTACTGCATC CTGCACTTGTTGGTATTGTTGTGTTCCGAGATGTCTTCCTTGTTGGTGGTGCAGTATATTTGAGAGCAAGTAGTTTGGGTTGGAAG TGGAAAAGCTGGTCTGATTTCGTTAACCTTGATGGGACATCCCGCCAAAAGATTGAACCACTCTTTATAAGCAAG GTGAATACAGTGCTCCAGTTAGCATTAGTTGCTGCAGCCCTTCTGCAACCAGAGTTTGGAACCCTAGAAACTCAATCATACATTAGTTATTTGAG CTATTTAGTGGCTTCAACAACAATTGCATCTTCGGCATCTTATGGAGCACAGTATCTTAGGAGTTCCGTGATAGTTTCAAAGTCGGTCTAG
- the LOC107619872 gene encoding uncharacterized protein LOC107619872, with amino-acid sequence MSAPAAPVAIGTRGTIGSLVKKEIEYFTKFDLDKRGTSHKPHQPHLVDMVSTTFRTSFWVLLMIGKKRKRRSTNGFLPRMCSVSQVAESNIPMNRIPGYNYRILKNDIDNLQL; translated from the coding sequence ATGTCTGCTCCTGCAGCTCCAGTTGCTATAGGCACAAGAGGCACTATTGGATCTCTTGTAAAGAAGGAAATTGAGTACTTCACAAAGTTTGATTTAGATAAACGAGGGACTTCACATAAGCCTCATCAGCCACACCTCGTGGACATGGTTTCCACCACGTTCAGGACTAGTTTCTGGGTGTTGCTAATGATAGGGAAGAAGAGGAAGCGAAGAAGCACAAATGGGTTCCTCCCAAGAATGTGTTCTGTTTCACAAGTGGCAGAAAGCAATATTCCAATGAACAGAATTCCTGGTTACAACTACAGGATCCTCAAGAACGATATCGATAACTTGCAACTCTGA
- the LOC107613542 gene encoding phospholipase A I, with translation MQINKEEREQRRRRRRRRWFTLQQKVYVEQSFRLHLYSSLEYNKLVRPLLDFRAMAELRVLRLFGNPLEFLPEILPLRKLRHLTLANIRVVADEKLRSVNVEIEMENSSYFVASRHKLSAAFSLIFRFSSCHHPLLASALGKIMQDEGNRVFVGKDENAVRQLISMITSDNCHVVGQACSALSALASDDSVALQLMRADIMRPIGTVLKSACREDLISVLQVVVKLAFTSNTVAEKMLTKDVLKSLKILCAHKDPEVQKLALLAVGNLAFSLENRQILVTSESLRELLLRLAVVTEPRVYKAAARALAILGENENLRRAIRGRKVAKQGLRILSMDGGGMKGLATVKMLREIEKGTGKRIHELFDLICGTSTGGMLAVALGIKLMTLEECEDIYKNLGKLVFAEPSPKENESATWREKLDQLYKSSSQSFRVVVHGSKVCTFEFSLANYYYWTYLSFSLIIIIIIINLLIDSAVKNVPKVFVVSTLVSMMPAQPFIFRNYQYPTGTPEVTLATSESSGVVLVSPTDAQVGYTYKRSAFIGSCKHQIWKAIRASSAAPYYLDDFSDDVNRWQDGAIVANNPTIFAIREAQLLWPDTKIDCLVSVGCGDVPPRMRKGGWRYLDTGQVLIESSCSVDRVEEALSTLLPMLPEIQYFRFNPVDERCDMELDATDPTIWLKLESCVEEYIEKNRQAFGNACERLLLPSQHDRKWLENLRSKSSLTNESNEGNSSPTLGWRRNVLLVEASHSPDSGSVINHARVLESFCARNRIRFSLMRGLSETLKKVPSPTNLSPYASPVFPSSPRRYSPDSQRIGRIDLVPALSLDSQLGKPTTSPPVSPRGLRLLSSPVRQLHDKLQNTPQVGVVHLALQSNSDGLIMSWHNDVFVVAEPGELATKFVESVKLSLLSTMRNHRRKGAALLANIVTVSDLVAFKSYFHIGGIVHRYLGCQTIVVEDDREISSYMFRRTVPSMQLSANDVRWMVCALLSLSFSYCHYICHFYVYEV, from the exons ATGCAGATCAATAAGGAAGAACgcgagcagagaagaagaagaagaagaaggaggtggTTTACGTTGCAGCAGAAGGTTTATGTTGAGCAAAGTTTTAGGTTGCA CTTGTATTCCTCACTGGAATACAACAAGCTTGTTCGGCCTCTTCTTGATTTcag GGCTATGGCTGAGTTACGGGTTCTAAGGCTATTTGGaaatcctcttgagtttcttccaGAAATTTTGCCACTCAGAAAACTTCGGCACCTTACTCTTGCAAACATTAGGGTTGTAGCAGATGAAAAATTGAGATCAGTGAATGTGGAAATAGAG ATGGAAAACAGTTCTTATTTTGTAGCATCCAGGCATAAGCTCAGTGCCGCATTCTCTCTTATATTCCGTTTTTCTTCATGTCATCACCCGTTACTGGCGTCAGCACTAGGAAAGATAATGCAAGATGAAGGAAATAGAGTTTTTGTTGGTAAAGATGAGAATGCAGTGCGGCAGCTTATAAGTATGATAACTAGTGACAACTGTCATGTG GTTGGACAAGCATGCTCTGCTCTTTCAGCCCTTGCCTCTGATGATTCTGTTGCATTGCAGCTGATGAGAGCGGACATCATGAGACCAATTGGAACAGTTCTCAAATCTGCTTGCCGGGAAGACTTAATATCTGTATTGCAAGTTGTGGTCAAGTTGGCTTTCACATCTAATACTGTGGCTGAGAAGATGTTGACCAAAGATGTTTTGAAATCTTTGAAAATTTTATGCGCCCATAAAGATCCAGAG gTACAAAAGCTAGCTCTTTTAGCTGTTGGGAATTTAGCCTTCAGTCTGGAGAATCGTCAAATACTTGTTACTTCTGAAAGTTTACGAGAGCTTCTCTTACGCCTGGCTGTTGTAACTGAACCGCGTGTTTATAAAGCTGCAGCTCGTGCTTTGGCAATTCTTG GAGAGAATGAAAATCTAAGGCGTGCTATAAGAGGGAGAAAAGTGGCAAAGCAAGGCCTTCGCATACTCTCAATGGATGGAGGTGGAATGAAAGGTCTAGCAACTGTAAAAATGTTAAGGGAAATTGAGAAGGGTACCGGAAAACGAATACATGAGTTGTTTGATTTAATATGTGGCACATCCACAGGTGGTATGCTCGCTGTTGCCCTTGGGATTAAGTTAATGACTTTGGAAGAATGTGAAGATATATACAAAAATCTAG GGAAGCTTGTTTTTGCTGAGCCTTCTCCCAAGGAGAATGAATCAGCAACTTGGAGGGAAAAGTTAGATCAACTCTATAAGAGTTCATCACAGAGTTTTAGAGTTGTTGTTCATGGATCAAAAGTATGCACTTTTGAATTTTCATTggcaaattattattatt GGacttatttgtcattttctcttattattattattattattattaatctaTTGATAGATTCTGCTGTGAAAAATGTGCCCAAAGTTTTTGTTGTGTCAACCTTGGTGAGCATGATGCCTGCACAGCCCTTCATATTTCGCAACTATCAG TACCCTACTGGTACACCGGAGGTGACTCTTGCAACGTCAGAAAGCTCTGGGGTCGTATTAGTGTCACCTACAGATGCACAAGTTGGCTATACTTATAAGCGCAGTGCATTCATTGGAAGTTGTAAGCATCAAATATGGAAGGCTATCAGAGCTTCCTCAGCTGCTCCTTATTATCTTGATGATTTCTCAGATG ATGTAAACCGCTGGCAAGATGGGGCAATAGTAGCAAACAATCCAACAATTTTTGCCATAAGAGAAGCACAACTTCTGTGGCCCGACACAAAAATTGACTGTCTGGTTTCTGTAGGGTGTGGTGATGTTCCACCAAGG ATGCGAAAAGGTGGTTGGCGGTATCTGGACACTGGACAGGTGTTGATAGAGAGTTCATGCTCTGTTGACCGGGTGGAGGAAGCTTTAAGTACATTGCTACCTATGCTTCCTGAGATACAGTATTTTCGTTTCAATCCAG TTGATGAACGTTGTGATATGGAACTTGATGCAACGGATCCAACTATCTGGCTGAAGTTGGAATCTTGCGTTGAAGAATACATAGAAAAGAATCGTCAGGCATTTGGAAATGCCTGCGAGAGATTGCTTCTTCCTTCTCAGCATGACCGGAAGTGGTTAGAAAATTTGAGATCCAAATCATCCCTGACAAATGAGTCTAATGAGG GTAACAGTAGTCCCACTTTAGGGTGGAGGCGTAATGTACTACTTGTTGAAGCTTCACACAGTCCAGATTCCGGAAGTGTGATTAACCATGCCCGGGTGCTAGAGTCATTTTGTGCTCGTAACAGAATAAGATTTTCCCTTATGCGCGGTTTGTCTGAGACTCTAAAGAAAGTGCCATCGCCAACAAATCTATCTCCATATGCATCTCCTGTTTTCCCTTCTAGCCCACGTCGGTATAGTCCTGATTCTCAGAGGATTGGACGGATTGATCTGGTCCCCGCTTTAAGTTTAGACAGTCAATTAGGAAAACCAACTACATCACCTCCAGTTTCTCCTCGAGGACTTAGACTGCTATCTTCACCTGTCAGACAATTGCACGACAAATTGCAAAATACACCACAAGTGGGTGTTGTACATTTGGCTCTTCAGAGTAACTCAGATGGCTTGATAATGAg CTGGCACAATGATGTATTTGTGGTTGCTGAACCTGGAGAGCTTGCTACGAAGTTTGTAGAAAGTGTTAAACTCAGTTTGTTGTCAACAATGAGAAATCACCGCAGAAAGGGAGCAGCTCTCCTGGCCAATATAGTCACTGTTTCTGATCTTGTTGCCTTCAAGTCTTATTTCCACATAGGAGGCATTGTCCACCGCTATCTAGGCTGTCAAACCATA GTTGTGGAAGATGATCGAGAAATTAGTTCATATATGTTTCGTAGGACTGTACCGTCTATGCAACTATCAGCGAATGATGTAAGATGGATGGTATGTGCATTGctttcactttcattttcataTTGTCATTATatttgtcacttttatgtttacGAAGTTTGA